CGGTTCGGGTAAGGCATTACCTGGAATTGTTTGTTTTGTTTTACCAGTTCGTTGATCAGCATTTCGGTGCCCTGGTAATGTACATTGTCATCCCCGGTACCGTGAACAATCAGAAGGTTGCCCTCCAGGTTCCTGGCATAGGTAATGGGAGAACCTTTGATAAAATCTTCCATATTTTCCTGCGGCAGGCCCATATATCTTTCCTGGTAAATATTATCATAAGCCAATTGATAGGGAACCGGGGCAACAGACATGCCGGTTTGGTAGATATCCGGATATTTAAACATCAGGTTTAAAGTCATGGATCCGCCCCCGCTCCATCCCCAAACGGCTGTTCTTTCCTCATCCAGATAATCAAGTTTCAGCATTTCCTTTGCCGCCAGGGCCTGGTCTTTTACATTGATGTCCCCTATTTTGCGATAAATGATTTTCCTCCATTTGCTGCCTTTCAGACAGGGCGTGCCGCGGTTGTCCATATCAATGATGAAGTATCCTTTTTGCGCCATCATTATTTCCCATAAACCGATAGGGGTATCCAGGGCTACCTGGCTCCATGGTTCTCCGTAAACATGGAAAAGCACCGGGTATTTTTTATTGGGATCGAAGTTGACGGGCATGACCATTTTGACATCCATTTCAATCCCTTCTTCAGTAGTGACCGTGGTAAATTTTACTTCCGGAAGGGCAAGGGTGGAAAGTTTCTTTTTAAAGGCTTCATTATCCACGAGGGTAGTGATGGTTTTATGGTCGGGCAAACTGATCAGCCTCACGGTCTGGGGCGCGTTGGTACTTTGATGATAGTGTATGGCATAAGCTCCGTTAGGCGAAATGTCATAAGTATTGATCCCTTCAAAAGATTCAGGGGTCAGGCGTCTGGGTTTGGCGTTTCCGGCCAAAGTCACACTAAAAAGATAACGCTGGGTACTATTGTCGGGAGAAGCGATAAAAAAAAGAGTGCCGTCGGTGGCGGTGGACATTGAAGCGACATCGTAATCCCCTGGTGTGACCAGCGTTTTATTTCCCGTGGCAATATCCACTTTGTACACATGACGCCACTCGTCGTTTTCTGTCATTCTGAGGAAGGCGGTTTTTCCGTTTACCAGGGGCAAATCATTGTTGCCCCATCCATTGGCAGATATATCCGGATAACTGATATCTACCCAGGTATCCTCTCTTTCGGTATATATTTTTTTCAGTGTTTTTGTAGAAGGCTGATAACTCCAGACGATCAGCTGGTTTTGTTTTCGGTTCATCTGTTGAATGAGCAAGAGGTCATGATTCACCCATTGCATGCCGGGAATATAATTTTCCCTCAAACCACCTTCCAGCGGAACCCAGTGAATTTTATTATTGGATAAATTGACCAGGCCGATTCGGGCGGCAGAGGGTTCTTCTCCCACTTTTGGATATTGAATGGGAATAGGCCGGGAGTAAATAGAGTCCGTATTGTTGATCATGTAAAAGGTGCCCGTATTGGAGGCATCCAGTTGCCAAAAGGCAATGTTTTTTGCATCCGGGCTCCAGGAGAATCCGTCTCTTTTGCCAAATTCTTCCTCATAAACCCAGTCGAAAGTACCGTTGATGATGTCTTTATTACCATCGTGTGTTAATTGGGTTACCTTTCCGGTTGAAAAGTCTTCTTTATAAATATTGAATTTTTGAACGTAAGCGACGTACTTATTGTCTGCAGAAAATTTGGCAAACATCAGGGAGGAAGATTCAAATGTTTTTCCCAGTTGTTTTAATTGTTTGCTTTCCAGGTCATATACCCAGTAATCCCCTTTGGTATTGGAACGCCATACACGGCTCGAATTGGTAAAGATCAACACTTTGGTGCCGTCAGGAGAGAGAGAGAAACTTTCAATAGGTAAGCTTTTCCCGGCTATTGTTAAGGCTTCAGCGCCAACAAAAAGCGTTCTGTTTTGTGTTTTGCTGTCGTACCGAATTAATTCATCTCCTCCTGCTTCAGTACTGGACGATTCTATGGTAACATAAGCCGCTCCGTTTTCTATCCACTGAATGGGCCGTTGAAAGTCTCTCCGGAATTCTCCGGAATTAAAAATGCGGTCAATGGTGAGCATGCTTGATTCCACAACCTCCTGGGCTTTGATGAGGTGGGACGTGGATAACAAAAGGCAGCAAAAAATGTATAGAATTTTTTGACGATTCATAATGGTGATAATATGATGGTTAAAAAGAGACATCATGTAAATATACGCAAGCCCTTTTTAAAATCAGTCCTTTTCGATTTTGTATCTCAGTCCAAGGTAAATCTCCCGTCCCCTCGTAGGGCCCCAGGCAAAAGAGGTGTCGAAATTAGGACCAAAAGGATCTTCCCAACTGATGATGGGGCGTTGCTGCCGGAAGTCAAAAATATTCTCGCATCCGGTGTACACTTCGAAGGCTTTTAACTTATAGGTGAATTGCGCATTGACTACTGAGAACGGTTCCGAATGATCAGGTCTTTGGAAGGCGGCATCACTGGATTCTGTGTCAGGCAATCGTTGTTGGCCGTACCAGTGCATGTTGATATCTATGTGGAATTTGCGAGACAATGGCTTGAAGCTGAAAGTCGCCAGGAATTTGTGGGCGGGATTAAAGGGCAGTGCTTGTTTTGTGCCTTCTACCATACGGTAAACGTCGAGGAAAGTATAACCGGTCTTCCATTCGAAACGTTCCAGGATGTGGAGGAACAATTCCGCCTGGAATCCATTACTGGTGCTGTTGCCCGTAAAATTTTTAACAATGGCTTTTGTAGGGTTCGCATCATAATCGGGGAATATCTGGTTCTGGAAATCGGTACGGTAAAAATCGGTGCTCAGGTAACCGGAGAAATTGGCGGCTTCAAATTTCTGGGTATAGTTGATCCCATAGTTCAGGGCCCGCTCCGGGTTCAGGTTTTCTGCAAAAACGATGTCCCGGGAACTCACGAGCAGGTTGATGTTTTCACTGAAAAGATTCACGGTCCGCCAACCGGTTCCAATATTGGCCCGAATAACGGCCTGGGGGGTAACGTTGTATTTTAGCAAAGTTCTCGGCGTAAGGCTAAAACCAAACTGGTTATGATGGTCGCCGCGGATTCCGGCGATCCAGGTGAGTTTGTTGTCGAAAAATCGCATCGTATTTTCTACAAAACTTCCCGGAATGCGTTCTGTTTTTTTGTATTCGCCGGCAAAGGTTCTTTCAAGGCTATTTTCTGTAAACGAAATATTCTCATCGAGATTCAAATAACGATAGCTCACCCCGGTCTTTAATTCGTGTGCCTTGCCATAATTAAGTTCATATTGTAAATTGCCGTAAAAATTATTTTGACCGGCCAGGTATTTCGTGGTGCCAAAGTAGGATTCCTGGTCCTGGTGAAAAGCGGACATATGAAGCACGATGCCGTGAGTGTCGTTGAACCGGTAGTTTGTTTTTGTAAGGATTTCAGCATGGTTGATCTTCACGGTTTGTCCATAAGCAATGGAACTGCCCTGGTCATTTTCCGGATCAAAAAAGGTCTGTCCGCCAACCCGTTTTTCATTCATCAATTTTACGCCTATCGTCGAACTCCATCCCCATTCGGTGTCTTTCCTGTATTTGAATTTTTCGGAAACGGAATACCGGGTGATGAGCGGCAAGTCCAGAAAATAGTCGTTATCCCGATCTGTTTTTTTACCGGGTTGCGCGGTATGCAGGGCGATGAGGTTGCTCCACTTTTTTCCCGAATAGGCCACATTGGCATTGAATTGCTTTTCGAGGAAACTGTTCATATAAACATTGAGCAGCAGCTTGTCTGTATTGTCCGGGGATTTGGTTAATACATTGATCTGTCCGGTGATGCTTTCAAATCCCTGCAATACGCTATTGGCTCCTTTCGCCACAAAAATATTGTCGACCAAAGTTCCCGGCACACTGCTGATGCCATAGGTATAGGAAAGCCCCTGGATGACCGGAAAGCCGTCGATCAGCACCTGATTGTACACCCCCGACAACCCCAGGATGCGCAGTTCCTTGGAATTGGTAATAATATTTGTCGTTTGCGGCTGTACGGTAAGTTGTGATTCAAAACATCCGGCCAGGTCACAACAGGCTGCTTTGCGCAGTTCAGTCTGGGTGATCTGTTGGGTTTTTATGGGGTCGATACTTGAAATGATGACTCCCGGACGTTCCCCTTTTACAACAACTGCTTCAAGTGTCTTAGAAGATCCCAGTGTAAATGTGATCGGTGCCGGTCCCGAAATATGAACCGTGTCAGGTTCATATCCCACATAGCTGGCCGAAAGCTTCTGACGCTTTTCAACCTGTCGGATTTCAAAAGTTCCGTCTGCTTCCGTAAATACCCCGACATTGGTGTCCAGCCAAAATACATTTGCTCTGACAACAGGTTCACCATTGTCGTCCACCACTTTTCCTATAATCGTTTGTGCATGCAAACAAAAAGGAAAAAGCAATAACATCACAAAAATATACTTTGACATGAATTATTTTTTTAAACCAACCCATCAAACCTGGTAAAACCCAGCAACCAGCAACCCCTTTACCCCTTTACCTTGTAAGGTCTGTCGTTGGGATTCTCGCATCCCGGCGTATCCTCAATGGCTGCCCGAATTTCTTTTTCGGTAACCACGGCAGGATTGAATGTAATGATAAAGGTGGAAGTAGGACCCATTTTGCCTTCTTCACAACTGCTCACCCCATCGAGCTTTTTTACGTTGGCGGCAATGTCTTTGAGGTCATTGGCGCAACCCACCCCTTTTACCTTGACGGTGATGGTTTCTGTTTTGTCTGCCAGTACTGTGGGGGAAGTGTTTTGAGCGGTGGCGGAAAAGCCGGAAAAAGCCATGGTCATAACGACCAGGAGAAGCGAAGGAATAAATTTCATGTGTTCGATTTTTTAATTTAGTGGTGCAAAAATAAGGGATTGTTGTCAAAGGGGAAAGCCTTTCGATGGATTTACATGTTGGCCGCCTGTCATTTCATGCGTTATGCCTGAAATCTGGCCGCTGCTTTTTTCCTGGAATGGAAATAATCATTTTTTAAAGAATCCGCGCTTATTTTGGTACGGAATCAACTGCGTTCAACATTGCACTATTTTAACATGGAACATTGAACAGTTCCCTTTACCTCCAACGAAAGTCCACCCAGGTTTTCTGTTGATGGGGCGACAAAAAAGTCCAGGCCAGTATCCTGCTTTTTTTATTCCCGTGAGCCATTGGAATGGTTTTGATTTCAGCGGCTTTGACAATCTTCAGCGATTCATAAGCACTTTTTAGGTTAGTCTCTTTTGAGATCAGGGAAGAAAACCAAAAGCAACGGGAAGCAAAAGTTTTACTTTGCCTGATCATGTCTTCGACGAATTTTTTTTCACCTCCTTCACACCAGAGTTCGTTTTGGGTGCCGCTGAAATTACGCAGGGGCCTGGCTGTTTTAGGGGCGTTCAGGTTTTTTAGTTTACGTGTTGTAGCCGATAGTGCTTCCTTTGCAGACGCATGAAAAGGAGGGTTGCATATCGAAAAATCGATGTACTCCCCTTTTTGAATCATACCCTGATAAATTTCTTTCGGGTTGGCTTGTAACCGGACGTCAATTTTTCCTGTTAATGCAGCATTGGCTTCGATGATAGCCCTGGCAGAAGTTACCGCAACCGGATCAATGTCAGCTCCGATAAACGACCAGCCATAAGTTGTGGTGCCTAAAACAGGATAAATGCAATTGGCGCCAACACCAATGTCGAGTCCTTTAATTTTATCCCCCGTAGGAATACGTTGATTATTACAAGAGGCTAATAAATCTGCGATGTGGTGAACATAATCGGCCCGGCCGGGGATGGGGGGACATAAATAACCAGTGGGAATGTCCCAGGAGTCGATGTGGTAAAAATGCCTGAGTAAGGCTTTGTTTAGCATTTTTACGGCCTCGGGGTTGAAAAAATCTATAGATTCGTCCTGGTGATCATTCAAACGGACAAAGGGCTCCAATTCCGGACAATTGCCAACCAGCGTTTTGAAATCATAACGTCCGCGATGTGGGTTACGGGGATGTAAACCCGGTTGCTGTTTTAGTTTCTTTTTATCCTTCATTTTTGCTTAGTGAAATAATCCTGTCAATCATCCTGGCAGGCCCGTCAGGAAACCAGAGGTTGGCCATCCAGGTTGGCAGACTACTTACGGGTTGAAATTTGGATTTTAGGGTGATCTTTATTTTCCCGTTATCCAGTTTGGTGAAAATATAGTCAGTATTATAGAGTAATATTCTTTTTACATCCTTTCTTCCTATTTTATTCGGACTGGCCGTAGAAACAAAAGTGGCGGTCTGTCCATCATTGCTAAATAAAAATCGGGTGACACTA
This sequence is a window from Lewinellaceae bacterium. Protein-coding genes within it:
- the rlmF gene encoding 23S rRNA (adenine(1618)-N(6))-methyltransferase RlmF — protein: MKDKKKLKQQPGLHPRNPHRGRYDFKTLVGNCPELEPFVRLNDHQDESIDFFNPEAVKMLNKALLRHFYHIDSWDIPTGYLCPPIPGRADYVHHIADLLASCNNQRIPTGDKIKGLDIGVGANCIYPVLGTTTYGWSFIGADIDPVAVTSARAIIEANAALTGKIDVRLQANPKEIYQGMIQKGEYIDFSICNPPFHASAKEALSATTRKLKNLNAPKTARPLRNFSGTQNELWCEGGEKKFVEDMIRQSKTFASRCFWFSSLISKETNLKSAYESLKIVKAAEIKTIPMAHGNKKSRILAWTFLSPHQQKTWVDFRWR
- a CDS encoding heavy-metal-associated domain-containing protein translates to MEHMKFIPSLLLVVMTMAFSGFSATAQNTSPTVLADKTETITVKVKGVGCANDLKDIAANVKKLDGVSSCEEGKMGPTSTFIITFNPAVVTEKEIRAAIEDTPGCENPNDRPYKVKG
- a CDS encoding DPP IV N-terminal domain-containing protein, encoding MNRQKILYIFCCLLLSTSHLIKAQEVVESSMLTIDRIFNSGEFRRDFQRPIQWIENGAAYVTIESSSTEAGGDELIRYDSKTQNRTLFVGAEALTIAGKSLPIESFSLSPDGTKVLIFTNSSRVWRSNTKGDYWVYDLESKQLKQLGKTFESSSLMFAKFSADNKYVAYVQKFNIYKEDFSTGKVTQLTHDGNKDIINGTFDWVYEEEFGKRDGFSWSPDAKNIAFWQLDASNTGTFYMINNTDSIYSRPIPIQYPKVGEEPSAARIGLVNLSNNKIHWVPLEGGLRENYIPGMQWVNHDLLLIQQMNRKQNQLIVWSYQPSTKTLKKIYTEREDTWVDISYPDISANGWGNNDLPLVNGKTAFLRMTENDEWRHVYKVDIATGNKTLVTPGDYDVASMSTATDGTLFFIASPDNSTQRYLFSVTLAGNAKPRRLTPESFEGINTYDISPNGAYAIHYHQSTNAPQTVRLISLPDHKTITTLVDNEAFKKKLSTLALPEVKFTTVTTEEGIEMDVKMVMPVNFDPNKKYPVLFHVYGEPWSQVALDTPIGLWEIMMAQKGYFIIDMDNRGTPCLKGSKWRKIIYRKIGDINVKDQALAAKEMLKLDYLDEERTAVWGWSGGGSMTLNLMFKYPDIYQTGMSVAPVPYQLAYDNIYQERYMGLPQENMEDFIKGSPITYARNLEGNLLIVHGTGDDNVHYQGTEMLINELVKQNKQFQVMPYPNRSHGIYEGPNTRRHLYTLLTQYLMNHTPPNAVP
- a CDS encoding TonB-dependent receptor, with protein sequence MSKYIFVMLLLFPFCLHAQTIIGKVVDDNGEPVVRANVFWLDTNVGVFTEADGTFEIRQVEKRQKLSASYVGYEPDTVHISGPAPITFTLGSSKTLEAVVVKGERPGVIISSIDPIKTQQITQTELRKAACCDLAGCFESQLTVQPQTTNIITNSKELRILGLSGVYNQVLIDGFPVIQGLSYTYGISSVPGTLVDNIFVAKGANSVLQGFESITGQINVLTKSPDNTDKLLLNVYMNSFLEKQFNANVAYSGKKWSNLIALHTAQPGKKTDRDNDYFLDLPLITRYSVSEKFKYRKDTEWGWSSTIGVKLMNEKRVGGQTFFDPENDQGSSIAYGQTVKINHAEILTKTNYRFNDTHGIVLHMSAFHQDQESYFGTTKYLAGQNNFYGNLQYELNYGKAHELKTGVSYRYLNLDENISFTENSLERTFAGEYKKTERIPGSFVENTMRFFDNKLTWIAGIRGDHHNQFGFSLTPRTLLKYNVTPQAVIRANIGTGWRTVNLFSENINLLVSSRDIVFAENLNPERALNYGINYTQKFEAANFSGYLSTDFYRTDFQNQIFPDYDANPTKAIVKNFTGNSTSNGFQAELFLHILERFEWKTGYTFLDVYRMVEGTKQALPFNPAHKFLATFSFKPLSRKFHIDINMHWYGQQRLPDTESSDAAFQRPDHSEPFSVVNAQFTYKLKAFEVYTGCENIFDFRQQRPIISWEDPFGPNFDTSFAWGPTRGREIYLGLRYKIEKD